One region of Agrobacterium tumefaciens genomic DNA includes:
- a CDS encoding DUF721 domain-containing protein: MRYPRKGVIQIAEIANGIMDPLLSKRAGINTALLGSWDEIAGDDFADCTRPEKITWPRRDEGPDRGGYQPGVLTIACEGARALFLTHAQGELIARINGFFGFPAVRQIRIVQKPVSQPVPRRRKPPPLRGDAAKRLDDMMDGIESEALRKAVERLGTAVMQKKKPRGGTI; encoded by the coding sequence ATGCGATATCCACGCAAAGGCGTCATCCAGATTGCCGAAATAGCCAATGGCATCATGGATCCCCTCCTGTCTAAACGGGCGGGCATCAACACGGCGCTGCTCGGCTCGTGGGACGAGATAGCCGGCGATGACTTTGCCGATTGCACGCGGCCGGAAAAGATTACCTGGCCGCGTCGCGACGAGGGGCCGGATCGCGGCGGTTACCAGCCGGGCGTGCTGACGATTGCCTGCGAAGGCGCGCGCGCTCTGTTCCTCACCCACGCACAGGGCGAGCTCATCGCCCGCATCAACGGCTTTTTTGGCTTTCCGGCGGTACGCCAGATCAGGATCGTGCAGAAGCCGGTATCGCAGCCCGTTCCCCGCCGGCGAAAGCCGCCGCCGCTGCGCGGTGATGCGGCAAAACGTCTCGACGATATGATGGACGGCATCGAGAGCGAAGCGCTGCGCAAGGCAGTGGAAAGGCTCGGCACGGCGGTGATGCAGAAGAAGAAGCCGCGGGGCGGGACGATTTGA
- a CDS encoding DsbA family protein, whose amino-acid sequence MHFSELTISRRSLLGGVALAALATALPFAFTPGVAQAQELPESTGDVDMAAVLKPGPLPEAALGDANAPVKIVEYMSMTCPHCANFHNKTFDEIKKKYIDTGKAYFVIREFPFDPRAAAAFMLARCAPEGQYFPFVSMLFKQQQSWATAQDARAALLQLSKMAGFSQESFEACLTNQKLLDDVNATMQRGATEFGVNSTPTFIINGKKYAGDMSVETMSAVIDKLL is encoded by the coding sequence ATGCATTTTTCCGAACTGACCATTTCCCGTCGCAGCCTTCTCGGCGGCGTTGCACTTGCTGCCCTTGCCACGGCCCTGCCGTTTGCCTTCACGCCGGGCGTTGCCCAGGCGCAGGAATTGCCTGAATCCACCGGTGACGTGGATATGGCTGCGGTGTTGAAGCCCGGTCCGCTGCCGGAAGCGGCGCTCGGCGATGCGAACGCTCCCGTCAAGATCGTCGAATATATGTCGATGACCTGCCCGCATTGCGCCAATTTCCACAACAAGACCTTTGACGAGATCAAGAAGAAATACATCGATACCGGCAAGGCCTATTTCGTCATCCGCGAATTCCCGTTCGATCCGCGTGCCGCCGCTGCCTTCATGCTGGCGCGCTGCGCACCGGAAGGACAGTATTTCCCGTTCGTTTCCATGCTGTTCAAGCAGCAGCAGAGCTGGGCAACAGCCCAGGATGCCCGTGCGGCCCTGCTTCAATTGTCGAAAATGGCCGGTTTCTCACAGGAGTCTTTCGAGGCCTGCTTGACGAACCAGAAGCTTCTGGATGATGTGAACGCAACGATGCAACGCGGTGCGACGGAATTCGGCGTCAACTCCACGCCGACTTTCATCATCAACGGCAAGAAATACGCGGGAGACATGTCGGTTGAAACCATGTCGGCTGTCATCGACAAGCTGCTCTGA
- the mutY gene encoding A/G-specific adenine glycosylase: MLQKTAPSSHAQMLLAWYDRHHRELPWRTSPAMAAQGKRADPYHVWLSEVMLQQTTVQAVKPYFLKFLATWPHVSDLAAAPVEDVMAAWAGLGYYARARNLKKCAEAVAKEHGGVFPDTEEGLKKLPGIGDYTSAAVAAIAFNRQAAVMDGNVERVISRLFAIDAPLPSSKPAMKAKVAELTPPDRPGDFAQAMMDLGATICTPKRPACALCPFNGGCLALAHDEPERFPVKAAKKAKPVRLGAAFVAVNASGEILLRRRIESGLLGGMTEVPTTAWTARVDGGTDTSHAPFAASWQAAGVIVHVFTHFELRLTVYRAQVPDGLETGADDGWWEPVTNLDAQALPTVMKKVIAQAIPSAFDESRKFR, from the coding sequence ATGCTTCAAAAAACCGCCCCGTCATCGCACGCGCAGATGCTGCTCGCATGGTACGACCGCCACCATCGCGAGTTGCCTTGGCGCACCTCGCCGGCCATGGCGGCACAAGGAAAACGTGCCGATCCCTATCATGTCTGGCTTTCCGAAGTGATGTTGCAGCAGACGACGGTGCAGGCGGTTAAACCCTATTTCCTGAAGTTCCTCGCAACGTGGCCTCATGTCAGCGATCTGGCGGCGGCACCGGTTGAGGATGTGATGGCTGCATGGGCGGGACTTGGTTATTACGCCCGCGCCCGCAACCTGAAAAAATGTGCGGAAGCTGTGGCGAAAGAGCATGGCGGCGTCTTTCCCGATACCGAAGAGGGCCTGAAGAAGCTGCCCGGCATCGGCGACTATACATCTGCTGCCGTGGCGGCCATTGCGTTCAACCGGCAGGCGGCGGTGATGGACGGTAATGTGGAGCGCGTCATCTCCCGCCTTTTCGCCATAGATGCACCCCTGCCCAGCTCGAAACCCGCCATGAAGGCGAAGGTGGCGGAGCTTACGCCTCCCGACCGGCCGGGCGATTTTGCGCAGGCGATGATGGATCTCGGTGCGACGATCTGCACGCCGAAGCGCCCTGCCTGCGCGCTCTGTCCGTTCAATGGCGGCTGTCTGGCGCTTGCCCATGACGAGCCGGAGCGGTTTCCGGTCAAGGCCGCGAAAAAGGCAAAACCGGTGCGGCTGGGAGCCGCCTTCGTGGCGGTGAATGCAAGCGGCGAAATTCTGCTGCGGCGGCGCATAGAAAGCGGCCTTCTCGGTGGCATGACGGAGGTGCCGACAACGGCATGGACCGCCCGCGTGGATGGCGGCACCGACACGAGCCACGCGCCTTTTGCCGCGTCTTGGCAAGCGGCGGGCGTCATTGTGCATGTCTTCACCCATTTCGAGCTGCGGCTCACCGTCTATCGGGCACAGGTGCCGGATGGGCTTGAAACTGGCGCGGATGACGGATGGTGGGAGCCGGTTACAAATCTTGACGCGCAAGCCTTGCCGACGGTGATGAAAAAAGTCATCGCACAGGCTATTCCATCCGCATTCGATGAAAGCAGGAAGTTTCGATGA